A segment of the Verrucomicrobiia bacterium genome:
CGATCGCCTGGTCGCTAAGGATGTAAACCGGAACATTGTAGGTGCGCGCGATGTTTACCGCTTCAATCGCCGTATAAAAACAATCTTCAACATTCGCAGGCGCTATCACAACACGGGGAGAATCTCCGTGGGCGCCATAGAGTGCGATGTTAAGATCCGATTGTTCAACATTCGTGGGCATGCCCGTCGACGGGCCTCCGCGTTGAATGTCGATCACGATGACCGGAACTTCCGCCATCCCAGCCCAACCCGCAGCTTCGGCCTTCAGCGCGATGCCGGGGCCGCTGGATCCTGTGACTGCGACGCGCCCGGCATAGCCAGCTCCAATCGCCATCGAAATCGACGCAATTTCATCTTCGCATTGAATGAAGGCCCCGCCGTATTTGGGAAGCTCTCGCCGCAGCAATTCCATGATATCCGACCAGGGTGTAATGGGATACCCCGCGCCGAAACGCACTCCCGCCGCGATCAATCCATAGGCCATCGCTTCGTTGCCGTTCATGACCACCTGATGACGCTCCTTTTTGGTGCTGTCAACAAACCGGAATGTATCAATGACGTTGCCGATGGAATAACTGTAGCCAGCTTGAAACGCTGACAGCGCGTTCTTCACGATGCTGTCGTCCTTTCCGCCGAAGCGTTCGTGAATCAGCTTTTCCAGCTTCGCCACGTTGAGATCAAACATGCGTGCGATCAAGCCAAGCGCGTAAATGTTCTTGCCCTTGTCCTTCGCGGTGCCGCCGATAGACTCAATTGTCAGCGTGGAAATCGGAATGCCGACGTGATGATAATCATCCTTCCATTCCGGCTTGGGCTCCACGTGGTCGGCATCATAGAGCACGATGCCCTTCTTCTTGAGCGAGTTGATATGACCTTCATAGGAGTGCTGATAAAAGGCCAGCAGGACATCGGCATCATCGCCAGCGCTGAGGACCTCGCCCGATCCAATGCGCACCTGGAATATGGATGGACCACCCGAAATGGTGGACGGAATGGTCATGAACGTCATGACTTCCTGTTCGCTGCGGCCGGCAAGGCGCGCGAGAAAACCGCCGATTGCTTGAATTCCATCCTGGGAATTCCCGGCTATACGGATGACTGCTTCGGAGATGTTCGAAATTTTGGGAGCGCTGCCTGCGGACGAGGCAGCGGTGGACGTATCGCTCATGAAAATAGTTAGTTCTATTCGACGTTGTGCCCTCGGCGCACCTGAAGAATTGCAACGGGCGGCACCGACGCCCTGAAACACTAACACCCCACCCTGACGTGTCAAATTCTAATAATATTCGAATGTGCCTGCATATCAGAGACTTACGTATGATGGCCCAGATCGGAACCAAGGTCGCGAAACATTCGCATTAGTTCATCTGCTTTGCGGTCACGGGTGAATCATCGGGGGTTTTCGCCCCAGCCCGCTGCAGACACTCTCTAAGGACCTCCGTGGTGCCGCAGGCATGAGGAAGGTCGCTGATCAGTCCGCCGTGCTGCTGCAGTTGGTGTTTTACGCTGGGGATCGCGTTCCTTGGTCCGCCGAGCCATCGGGCGAAACGGGGATTGAGCATTGGCAGATCGTTCAAGTGATCCCCCGCGGCAAACACCGACTCGGCGCCAATCCCAAGCCGGCGGCTGAGCTCGGCCAGAGCGGTTCCCTTGTTGAACGCAGCGTGGCTGAAGCGGACGTAAACGTCGTTGCGAACAGGAACGAGATTGGGAATTGAACGGCAGTAGGTTTCGAGAAATGCGTTAATGACGTCCGCGTCCTTGTTGTTCCCGGCTATCAGGCAAAACGGCGAATAAGGATCCGAGTAAACGGTTGCCTGAAATCGGGCGTTGATCCAATCGGCTATGCGCGGAACGTCTTCTCGAACGCGCACGAACAATTCCTCGTGAGCGCGGGTGCACGCTGAATTCCACTCCTCCAGCCCCGCGTA
Coding sequences within it:
- a CDS encoding 2-oxoacid:acceptor oxidoreductase subunit alpha, with the protein product MSDTSTAASSAGSAPKISNISEAVIRIAGNSQDGIQAIGGFLARLAGRSEQEVMTFMTIPSTISGGPSIFQVRIGSGEVLSAGDDADVLLAFYQHSYEGHINSLKKKGIVLYDADHVEPKPEWKDDYHHVGIPISTLTIESIGGTAKDKGKNIYALGLIARMFDLNVAKLEKLIHERFGGKDDSIVKNALSAFQAGYSYSIGNVIDTFRFVDSTKKERHQVVMNGNEAMAYGLIAAGVRFGAGYPITPWSDIMELLRRELPKYGGAFIQCEDEIASISMAIGAGYAGRVAVTGSSGPGIALKAEAAGWAGMAEVPVIVIDIQRGGPSTGMPTNVEQSDLNIALYGAHGDSPRVVIAPANVEDCFYTAIEAVNIARTYNVPVYILSDQAIATRIEAFDEPDLEKVCQDISPDLTPVQDYKPYDLSTPTGVVQRVVPGTRILSGKYPVATGLEHDEMGHPTGSPKLHQQMTIKRRKKLQALAETLPAPRIYGPSEGNVLLVGWGSTQGPIKEAVDRARAAGDSISSIHLRAISPLPHGLENIFSGFNHVFVVEMNDEGIYNQGGQLASVLRARFCNPAIRGINKTDGLTWKVKEILAAVQARLASNGQPVTA
- a CDS encoding HAD hydrolase family protein, whose protein sequence is MPPPIQLISTDFDGTIFAEFENPPIAREFQELIAELQADGAKWVINTGRDMSSLMETLARAKVTIQPDYLVLVEREIQVHDGVRYAGLEEWNSACTRAHEELFVRVREDVPRIADWINARFQATVYSDPYSPFCLIAGNNKDADVINAFLETYCRSIPNLVPVRNDVYVRFSHAAFNKGTALAELSRRLGIGAESVFAAGDHLNDLPMLNPRFARWLGGPRNAIPSVKHQLQQHGGLISDLPHACGTTEVLRECLQRAGAKTPDDSPVTAKQMN